A window of the Vigna angularis cultivar LongXiaoDou No.4 chromosome 3, ASM1680809v1, whole genome shotgun sequence genome harbors these coding sequences:
- the LOC108325011 gene encoding uncharacterized protein LOC108325011: protein MAKNPVKYSVVDAFTDSAFKGNPAAVCFLEEERNEEWLQAVATEFNVPVTCYLTRIMGTSNNPRFHFRYFTHLHEVKICGHATLAAAHKLFSSGLVDTDVIEFYTLSGVVTAKKITAVDNCNGVSNLQNGGVGDGFYIEIDLPAHPIIECNLDETSKISGALNGASIIDIKRTEIGDDILVVVTSGDNVREVEPQFDAISKCPGRGVIISGVAPPGSGFDFYSRFFCPKDGVNEDEVCGSAHCALASYWSKKLGKCDFNAYQVSGRGGILKIHFDEKSQRVLLRGKAVTVMEGCVMV, encoded by the exons ATGGCTAAGAATCCTGTGAAATACTCTGTG GTTGACGCGTTCACCGATTCAGCTTTCAAGGGAAACCCCGCAGCAGTGTGTTTCTTAGAAGAAGAGAGGAACGAGGAGTGGTTGCAGGCGGTTGCCACCGAATTCAATGTCCCTGTCACCTGTTACTTGACTCGCATTATGGGAACTTCTAACAATCCACGTTTTCACTTCAGATATTTTACTCATCTTCACGAG GTTAAAATTTGTGGCCATGCCACGTTAGCTGCTGCACACAAACTATTTTCGTCTGGTTTGGTGGATACCGATGTTATCGAGTTTTATACTCTATCTGGAGTAGTGACTGCCAAAAAGATCACAGCCGTTGATAACTGTAATGGTGTCTCAAACTTGCAAAATGGTGGAGTTGGTGATGGATTTTATATCGAAATAGATCTTCCTGCTCACCCTATTATAGAATGCAACTTGGATGAGACTTCAAAAATTTCAGGGGCATTGAATGGTGCTTCCATCATTGATATAAAGAGGACAGAAATTGGTGATGACATACTA GTTGTGGTTACATCTGGAGATAATGTGAGAGAAGTGGAGCCCCAATTTGATGCAATAAGTAAATGTCCTGGAAGAGGGGTAATTATTTCGGGAGTTGCTCCTCCAGGGTCAGGATTTGACTTCTATAGTCGGTTCTTCTGCCCAAAAGATGGAGTCAATGAG GATGAGGTGTGTGGGAGTGCACATTGTGCATTGGCATCATACTGGAGCAAGAAGTTGGGGAAATGTGATTTCAATGCTTATCAG GTATCAGGCAGAGGGGGAATTCTCAAAATTCATTTTGATGAGAAAAGCCAAAGAGTGCTTTTGCGTGGGAAGGCCGTAACGGTGATGGAAGGCTGTGTTATGGTCTAG